One region of Candidatus Poribacteria bacterium genomic DNA includes:
- a CDS encoding zinc-binding dehydrogenase, producing the protein MKAGQIVAPRQIEIVDIEQPNLADYPDGTVMIKTVHSAICGTDMPSFVLEHPADSYPLGPGLSIHEAIGIVTESTSDKFKAGDEVLALPRYIGGLSEYFLSDESVTLPLTDFPRKDCILMSQPLGTVVWACRKLPNLLNLDTVVIGQGPMGLLFTHILSNLGAKTVITTDLVDFRLSVSKKMHATHTINAAEEDPVAVVEEITEGRMADLVIEVVGHQTETINECLSLLKRDGTLLAFGVPDDQIYDFHFADFFRKNIRFIGSVGPDAPNDFPLAMDMIAQGRLDVSPIITHHLPFTEAQLGFEMALNRKHEAIKIVFDYE; encoded by the coding sequence ATGAAAGCTGGGCAAATCGTTGCACCACGTCAGATCGAAATTGTTGACATAGAACAACCGAACCTCGCCGATTACCCCGATGGCACAGTGATGATAAAAACTGTCCATAGTGCCATTTGTGGGACTGACATGCCGTCGTTCGTCCTCGAACATCCAGCGGACAGTTATCCACTTGGACCGGGACTGTCAATTCACGAGGCAATCGGCATTGTTACAGAAAGCACATCCGATAAATTCAAGGCAGGAGACGAGGTCCTCGCGCTGCCACGCTACATCGGTGGACTTTCAGAGTATTTCCTATCGGATGAAAGTGTTACGTTGCCGTTGACGGATTTCCCGCGAAAGGACTGCATCCTCATGTCCCAACCGCTCGGCACAGTTGTTTGGGCATGTCGAAAACTGCCGAACCTACTGAATCTCGACACCGTCGTTATCGGACAGGGACCGATGGGGCTCCTCTTTACACATATATTGAGCAATCTTGGCGCGAAGACAGTGATTACGACAGATCTGGTCGATTTTCGACTCTCGGTTTCCAAGAAGATGCACGCCACACACACGATTAACGCTGCTGAGGAGGATCCGGTCGCTGTCGTTGAGGAAATCACGGAAGGCAGGATGGCGGATCTGGTCATTGAGGTTGTTGGACACCAAACGGAAACCATTAACGAGTGTCTTTCACTTCTGAAGCGCGACGGGACACTTCTCGCCTTCGGGGTCCCGGACGACCAAATTTACGATTTCCATTTCGCAGATTTCTTCCGGAAAAATATTAGATTCATCGGTTCCGTCGGACCGGATGCACCGAACGACTTTCCACTGGCGATGGACATGATTGCCCAAGGACGTTTAGATGTGTCCCCAATTATTACGCATCATCTGCCCTTTACGGAAGCACAACTCGGATTTGAGATGGCACTGAATAGGAAGCATGAGGCAATTAAGATAGTTTTTGACTATGAATAG
- a CDS encoding Gfo/Idh/MocA family oxidoreductase yields the protein MKTYGFGIIGCGMISDFHSAAISELEHGRLVAVSSRNAENAKRLTDRYNVDSYVDYAEMLKRDDLDIVCVCTPSGAHLEPAVAAAEAGKHVIVEKPLEITLPRCDQIIEACDASGVRLCAIFNSRFTESTQLVKSTIESGRFGRLTLGDAYIKWYRSQEYYDSGGWRGTWDLDGGGALMNQSIHAIDLLQYFMGPVKSVQAFTDTLAHERIEVEDAAVAALQFENGALGVIEGTTAAFPGMLKKTEISGTKGTIVLAEEDIVTWEFDPELPEDAEIREKFAQRTDTGGGASDPRAINHANHRRQMENLINGLEHDASHLVDGREGRKAVEIILAIYQSSREGCPVELPL from the coding sequence ATGAAGACTTACGGATTTGGTATTATTGGATGCGGAATGATTTCCGATTTTCATTCCGCCGCAATTTCTGAATTAGAACACGGTCGACTCGTCGCAGTCAGTTCACGGAATGCTGAGAACGCCAAACGGCTCACCGATCGTTACAACGTTGACAGTTACGTCGATTATGCGGAGATGCTCAAACGGGACGACTTAGATATTGTTTGCGTCTGCACGCCGAGCGGTGCGCATTTGGAACCCGCTGTCGCCGCTGCAGAAGCCGGTAAACACGTCATCGTTGAAAAACCGTTGGAAATCACGCTCCCACGGTGCGATCAGATTATTGAAGCGTGTGACGCATCGGGTGTCCGGCTCTGTGCCATCTTCAATTCCCGCTTCACCGAAAGTACGCAACTCGTTAAATCCACAATTGAGAGCGGACGGTTCGGTAGGTTAACCTTAGGCGATGCCTACATCAAGTGGTACCGTTCCCAAGAGTACTACGACAGTGGGGGTTGGCGAGGCACGTGGGATCTTGATGGCGGCGGCGCGCTCATGAACCAGTCCATCCACGCCATTGACCTCCTCCAGTATTTTATGGGACCCGTTAAATCTGTGCAAGCGTTTACCGATACCTTGGCACACGAGCGGATAGAGGTCGAAGATGCCGCTGTCGCCGCACTCCAATTTGAAAACGGGGCACTCGGTGTCATTGAAGGCACAACCGCCGCTTTCCCCGGCATGCTCAAGAAAACTGAAATCTCCGGCACGAAGGGGACTATCGTCTTAGCGGAAGAGGACATTGTGACGTGGGAATTCGACCCGGAACTCCCGGAAGATGCGGAGATCCGAGAGAAATTCGCCCAAAGGACAGACACCGGCGGTGGAGCATCCGACCCCAGAGCCATTAACCATGCCAATCATAGACGACAGATGGAAAACCTCATTAATGGTCTTGAACACGATGCCTCGCATCTCGTTGATGGACGCGAGGGACGCAAAGCCGTTGAGATTATCCTCGCTATCTATCAGTCCAGCCGTGAAGGATGTCCCGTTGAATTGCCGTTGTGA
- a CDS encoding AAA family ATPase — MHETKRVLKHPDIQIAVENFGPIEKAEIDLRPLTVFVGESNTGKTYLAALIYALQRAFYGISRVPWLPHRIFQLAGVHYSRHPIVSTQALSEETREVLEKLNMTGQPFKFSDSPQWLRDRLQLDLVNSERFRDELRRCFDLESALELIRFTESRHDAMRVLLEVSEENQILWSFGIYNSGSEVTTDGSVSEDTVLQHDDRVALRETLDTRDWRQEPVRGFNWMAPAKSYYLPAARSGIMQSHGMIASSLVDRATRVGLEQFSEIPVFSGMIADFLKQIINYDESRWFSDEMSGIVKVLEDEVLRGEIEVRRSATEYPEFRYRPRKAEQALRMSRSSSMVSELAPLVLFLRGVVQPGDTFIIEEPEAHLHPRAQTMMALTLARLVRTGVRVIITTHSDWFLEQIGNLVREGEVMKLGKNKTEPATWLTKEEVGAWWFRADKPVQKIPFKHIAGIEPEEYGEVAEELYNRSVDLRTQLEEVGGGTEVEQE; from the coding sequence ATGCACGAAACCAAAAGGGTACTAAAGCACCCAGACATCCAAATAGCAGTGGAGAATTTCGGACCGATAGAGAAGGCAGAGATAGATCTGCGTCCGCTGACTGTGTTTGTGGGTGAAAGCAACACCGGTAAGACGTATCTCGCCGCGCTCATTTATGCATTGCAGCGTGCTTTTTATGGAATCTCACGAGTTCCTTGGTTGCCTCATCGTATTTTTCAATTAGCCGGTGTTCACTATTCGCGACATCCTATCGTCTCGACTCAAGCATTATCAGAGGAAACGCGAGAGGTGCTTGAAAAATTAAATATGACTGGACAGCCATTCAAATTTTCTGATTCACCGCAGTGGTTACGGGACCGGTTGCAGTTGGATTTGGTGAATTCTGAAAGGTTTAGAGATGAACTCAGACGATGTTTCGATCTTGAGTCCGCTTTAGAACTCATAAGATTCACGGAAAGTCGGCATGATGCAATGAGGGTCTTATTGGAAGTGAGCGAGGAAAACCAGATCCTCTGGTCATTTGGCATCTATAACTCTGGCTCCGAAGTTACTACGGATGGATCTGTAAGTGAAGATACAGTCCTGCAGCACGACGATAGAGTGGCGTTAAGAGAGACACTTGACACCAGAGATTGGAGGCAAGAACCGGTGCGCGGTTTTAATTGGATGGCACCTGCAAAATCTTATTACTTGCCTGCTGCCCGAAGTGGTATCATGCAAAGCCACGGTATGATTGCCAGTTCGCTTGTAGATCGCGCGACCCGTGTTGGGTTGGAACAATTCTCTGAAATTCCCGTATTTTCCGGGATGATAGCGGATTTTCTGAAGCAAATCATTAATTACGATGAAAGTCGCTGGTTTTCAGATGAAATGAGTGGAATTGTCAAAGTTCTGGAGGACGAGGTACTACGTGGAGAGATAGAAGTTAGACGATCTGCAACAGAATATCCGGAATTTCGCTATCGACCCCGGAAAGCGGAACAGGCTCTACGTATGAGCCGATCTTCGTCGATGGTATCAGAACTCGCGCCGCTCGTGTTGTTCCTGCGTGGTGTTGTTCAACCAGGTGATACGTTCATCATTGAAGAGCCTGAAGCCCATTTGCATCCAAGAGCGCAGACTATGATGGCTCTTACACTTGCTCGTTTGGTTCGAACCGGTGTCCGTGTGATTATCACGACGCATAGCGACTGGTTCCTTGAGCAAATTGGCAATTTGGTTCGCGAGGGTGAAGTGATGAAACTGGGAAAAAATAAAACGGAACCGGCGACTTGGTTGACCAAAGAGGAGGTTGGGGCTTGGTGGTTCCGCGCGGACAAACCCGTGCAGAAAATTCCATTTAAACACATCGCTGGTATAGAACCAGAGGAGTATGGAGAGGTAGCTGAGGAACTCTACAATCGTTCGGTGGACCTCCGAACTCAACTTGAGGAGGTAGGAGGAGGCACCGAGGTTGAACAGGAGTGA
- a CDS encoding LamG domain-containing protein, translating to MRIQILMMLCVFLSLSLCFAGYAAGGKGNVKQLGETLYVWHFDEGTGKQAKDETAGLVGEFTGNIKWAEGISGDAVQMAGKVGKADFIEVAHSDEIDIDEAITMMAWVYPDELPAGDQANKFTIFYKNTYYLQIEPGEGKLAYYFYETSSPGYHISDGKVKAEEWSHIAIVWDGKEARFYINGESDGTAIAQKGPGLSRADKPLRFGGENNGCCPRFFQGRIDELMLANYALSEADLQKIVKDTLDVSAPGKLATVWGNLKR from the coding sequence ATGAGAATCCAGATTCTGATGATGCTATGCGTTTTTCTAAGTCTATCTCTCTGCTTTGCGGGTTATGCTGCAGGTGGAAAAGGTAACGTGAAGCAACTCGGCGAGACGTTATATGTCTGGCATTTCGACGAAGGCACAGGAAAACAGGCGAAGGATGAAACTGCCGGCTTGGTCGGTGAATTCACCGGCAATATAAAATGGGCTGAAGGCATTTCGGGAGACGCTGTGCAAATGGCGGGCAAGGTCGGTAAAGCCGATTTCATAGAGGTCGCACATTCCGATGAGATTGATATAGACGAAGCAATCACGATGATGGCATGGGTTTATCCTGATGAACTCCCAGCGGGTGATCAGGCGAACAAATTTACCATCTTCTACAAGAACACCTATTATTTGCAAATTGAACCTGGAGAGGGGAAGCTCGCTTACTATTTCTATGAGACCAGTAGTCCCGGTTACCATATTTCTGATGGCAAGGTGAAGGCGGAAGAGTGGAGCCATATTGCCATTGTCTGGGATGGGAAGGAAGCCCGTTTCTATATCAATGGGGAATCTGATGGAACTGCTATCGCACAGAAGGGACCGGGTCTGAGTAGGGCGGATAAACCCTTACGGTTCGGCGGCGAGAATAACGGATGCTGTCCCCGTTTCTTTCAGGGACGTATTGATGAGTTGATGTTAGCCAATTATGCCCTTTCCGAAGCCGATCTCCAGAAAATCGTCAAGGATACGCTTGACGTTTCTGCCCCCGGCAAATTGGCAACGGTATGGGGTAATTTAAAAAGATAG
- a CDS encoding LamG domain-containing protein, protein MKSIITVFCLIALTLSVNAWALNDDKALMLYFTFDEDEGGKVTDVSGNNIEGTLEGSVWSKDGKIGGAVHLEDSEQFVEVDAVPELDITDGLTIQAWFFPEESQGDSNLMGRRSSANVGGYCLQWSAQFTGSPQIETWINIGGWQGSRNKQTIKPDLEEWHHVSSTFDGDMIRQYIDGKLDVEFAPPKGKINSIEVVFRIGKAQTGLPGMVGRVDEVAIYNRALTVDEINQDMENGVYFAVSPKDKLATTWGKLKM, encoded by the coding sequence ATGAAATCGATTATCACAGTTTTTTGCCTCATTGCACTCACGCTGAGTGTCAATGCGTGGGCGTTAAACGATGACAAGGCGCTCATGTTGTATTTCACTTTCGATGAAGACGAGGGTGGCAAAGTGACGGATGTAAGTGGCAATAACATCGAAGGCACTCTTGAAGGCTCGGTCTGGTCGAAAGACGGTAAGATTGGTGGTGCTGTCCACCTTGAAGATTCTGAGCAGTTTGTAGAGGTTGACGCAGTTCCTGAACTCGACATTACCGATGGGCTCACGATTCAGGCGTGGTTTTTCCCAGAGGAATCCCAGGGCGACTCGAACCTGATGGGGCGTAGAAGTAGCGCAAACGTCGGGGGCTATTGTCTCCAGTGGAGCGCGCAATTTACGGGGTCCCCGCAAATTGAGACCTGGATTAACATCGGCGGGTGGCAAGGTTCTCGGAATAAACAGACCATTAAGCCTGACTTGGAGGAGTGGCACCACGTATCTTCTACCTTCGATGGCGATATGATCCGTCAATACATTGATGGAAAGTTGGATGTCGAATTCGCGCCACCGAAGGGTAAAATTAACAGCATTGAAGTCGTCTTCCGTATCGGTAAGGCACAAACGGGGTTACCCGGTATGGTTGGCAGGGTCGATGAGGTTGCCATCTATAACCGCGCCCTTACCGTTGACGAGATTAATCAGGATATGGAAAACGGGGTTTACTTTGCTGTGTCTCCCAAAGATAAACTTGCCACAACATGGGGCAAGCTGAAAATGTAA